In a genomic window of Prochlorococcus marinus subsp. marinus str. CCMP1375:
- a CDS encoding Fur family transcriptional regulator, with protein sequence MTLNVGYGSRSSPLELGLHKNGRRLTPQRKKILDLFQRIGSGIHLSAEEVHAHLLQNKTRVSLATIYRTLRLLVRMGFLHELELSEGGHRFEILSKDNPDHHHLVCINCGRTEEFESEEVVTAGRKASESKGFKLIESTLNVRAICPECI encoded by the coding sequence ATGACTCTAAATGTTGGTTACGGATCGCGCTCTTCTCCCCTCGAATTAGGATTACACAAAAATGGTCGACGTTTAACCCCTCAGAGAAAAAAAATACTTGATTTGTTTCAGCGTATTGGGAGTGGAATACATCTAAGTGCAGAAGAAGTTCATGCTCATTTGCTTCAGAATAAAACCCGTGTTTCGTTGGCTACCATTTATCGAACTTTACGACTTTTGGTCAGAATGGGGTTTTTACACGAATTAGAATTGAGCGAAGGTGGCCATAGATTTGAGATACTTAGTAAAGATAATCCAGATCATCATCATTTAGTTTGCATCAATTGCGGAAGGACTGAGGAATTTGAAAGTGAGGAGGTTGTAACTGCAGGCCGTAAGGCATCTGAAAGTAAGGGGTTTAAATTAATAGAATCAACATTAAATGTTAGAGCCATTTGCCCTGAATGTATTTAA
- the arsS gene encoding arsenosugar biosynthesis radical SAM (seleno)protein ArsS (Some members of this family are selenoproteins.) — MDFPVIRRKKVNTLQVNLGYKCNQACVHCHVDASPSRTEMMNEYNISLIPEVLKTYRIKTLDITGGAPEMHPLFKELIHKVSKLNVKIIDRSNLTILTEPGYLSLANYLADNEVTIIASLPCYEEKNVDFQRGKDVFKKSIKVLKMLNELGYGKGDKKLELDLVFNPIGANLPPSQYELEKKYKDVLKTNYNVEFDNLLVLANMPIKRFSSFLKQQGKLNEYQSLLQESHNEANLESVMCRDTISVNWEGNLFDCDFNQQLGINEYLHPNTLKDLASGNILFEGKKITVAEHCFGCTAGCGSSCGGALT, encoded by the coding sequence ATGGATTTTCCTGTCATAAGAAGGAAGAAAGTTAATACATTACAAGTAAACTTAGGTTACAAATGTAATCAAGCTTGTGTTCATTGTCATGTTGATGCAAGCCCTAGTAGAACTGAAATGATGAATGAATATAACATATCTCTGATACCGGAAGTGTTAAAAACTTATAGAATAAAGACACTTGATATAACGGGCGGGGCTCCAGAGATGCATCCGCTTTTCAAAGAGCTAATCCATAAAGTATCAAAATTAAATGTAAAGATAATCGACCGATCTAACCTAACAATACTAACAGAACCTGGATACCTTAGTCTTGCTAATTACTTGGCTGATAACGAAGTAACTATTATAGCGTCATTGCCCTGCTATGAGGAAAAAAATGTAGATTTTCAAAGAGGTAAGGATGTGTTTAAAAAAAGTATTAAAGTATTGAAGATGTTGAATGAATTAGGGTATGGTAAAGGAGATAAAAAATTGGAACTTGATCTTGTTTTTAACCCTATTGGAGCTAATTTACCCCCATCTCAATATGAACTAGAGAAGAAGTATAAAGATGTACTCAAAACTAATTATAATGTTGAATTTGATAACTTGCTAGTGCTGGCGAATATGCCAATTAAGAGGTTCTCATCATTCCTTAAACAACAAGGTAAACTAAATGAATATCAATCTCTCCTTCAAGAAAGTCATAATGAAGCTAACCTAGAATCCGTTATGTGCAGAGATACAATTAGTGTAAATTGGGAGGGCAATTTGTTCGATTGTGATTTCAATCAACAATTAGGTATAAATGAATATTTGCACCCAAATACTCTTAAAGATCTAGCAAGTGGAAACATATTATTTGAGGGGAAGAAGATAACTGTTGCCGAACACTGCTTTGGTTGTACTGCGGGTTGCGGTTCTAGTTGTGGTGGAGCACTTACATAA
- a CDS encoding isochorismatase family protein, with amino-acid sequence MNPSETALIVIDVQERLTKAIPENADLLVNIKKLIEGFKILDINIFFTEQNPTKLGVTLEEITRGLEVIKFSKMDFSVLGCNDLLKSIKKKKIQHLIICGIETHVCVLQSSLDLAKAGFNIHVIADATKSRNLLDQEIALLRLRQFGIQISTVETTIFELCRTSKSNKFKAISKLIKNSNPSKI; translated from the coding sequence ATGAATCCTTCAGAAACAGCTTTGATAGTAATAGATGTACAGGAGAGGTTGACTAAAGCTATTCCCGAAAATGCTGATTTATTAGTAAATATAAAAAAGTTGATTGAAGGGTTTAAGATTTTAGATATTAATATATTTTTTACAGAACAAAATCCAACTAAGTTAGGAGTCACACTCGAAGAAATAACAAGGGGGCTAGAAGTAATAAAATTCTCAAAAATGGATTTTTCAGTACTTGGTTGTAATGATTTACTGAAAAGTATTAAAAAGAAAAAAATACAGCATCTTATAATTTGTGGTATCGAAACTCACGTTTGTGTACTGCAAAGTTCGTTAGATCTTGCTAAGGCTGGATTCAATATTCATGTTATAGCAGATGCTACAAAAAGCAGAAATCTATTAGATCAAGAAATTGCACTGTTACGCCTGAGGCAATTTGGGATACAAATAAGCACAGTTGAAACTACTATTTTTGAATTATGCCGCACATCTAAAAGTAACAAATTCAAAGCAATTAGTAAGTTAATAAAGAACTCTAATCCTAGTAAAATATAG